In Paralichthys olivaceus isolate ysfri-2021 chromosome 13, ASM2471397v2, whole genome shotgun sequence, the following are encoded in one genomic region:
- the LOC109632044 gene encoding transcription factor 7-like, whose translation MRHPITDTEQSGKEIEATIDGTSFLDLIMESLEFDNSSLPPDDTPAGEAAVPQQPQTEYNMPQGAAWFSLQQPALPAPAAAPPVYQPPAAPQPNYFQMFSQAAPFSHSQVNNVQYMTLPQGQGTNLTPLGIINGQVVYGLPTYTAPPVTSDVPVVQANSRKRKFFKKTKDASKPYVKKPPNAFMIYRMEQRPNVVAELQNTDCAAVNRLIGKRWRSMTQEEQKKYYESAQWEKQLHSQLFPEWSAGDNYGQKKKRIRRKGPAVI comes from the exons ATGAGGCACCCAATCACTGATACGGAACAAAGTGGAAAGGAGATAGAGGCCACGATCGACGGTACTAGTTTTTTGGACCTTATAATGGAGAGTCTGGAGTTTGACaactcttctcttcctcccgaTGATACCCCTGCGGGGGAAGCGGCTGTCCCGCAGCAGCCTCAGACAGAATACAACATGCCCCAGGGAGCGGCCTGGTTCAGCCTGCAGCAGCCCGCCCTGCCCGCACCTGCAGCCGCTCCCCCCGTGTACCAGCCACCTGCTGCCCCGCAGCCGAACTACTTCCAGATGTTCAGCCAGGCGGCGCCTTTCAGCCACAGCCAG gtgAACAACGTGCAATATATGACTCTCCCTCAGGGCCAGGGGACCAACCTGACTCCTCTCGGAATCAT AAATGGACAGGTGGTTTATGGGCTTCCGACCTATACAGCTCCTCCTGTCACTTCTGATGTCCCTGTGGTTCAGGCCAACAGTCG GAAGAgaaagtttttcaaaaagacaaaGGATGCGAGCAAGCCGTATGTCAAGAAGCCCCCAAACGCTTTTATGATATACCGCATGGAACAGAGGCCAAACGTTGTGGCAGAGCTCCAAAACACAGATTGTGCGGCAGTCAACAGACTCATCGGAAAAAGA TGGAGGTCGATGACCCAAGAGGAGCAGAAAAAATACTATGAATCTGCACAGTGGGAGaagcagctccactctcagctCTTCCCTGAGTGGTCAGCCGGTGACAATTAC ggccaaaagaagaagaggataaGGAGGAAGGGTCCAGCTGTGATTTAG